The following are encoded together in the Planococcus antarcticus DSM 14505 genome:
- a CDS encoding carbohydrate ABC transporter permease codes for MKNKNKKKWYILFTVPLLIIFTTVVIIPFLIGIYYSFFEWDGIAANAKEFVGLDNFVQLAGDERFRESAWLTILFTVLSVVTINAIGLAFALLVTSKIKSANAARTMLFMPYLIGGLILGYIWQFVFLDVFTLLGEVTGLDQIFFNWLIDPEFALFGLVFVFTWQMAGYIMIIYIAGLQGIPNDVIEASKIDGASPWQRFIRITLPLLMPALTISLFLTLSSAFKIYDVNLSLTGGGPANATELFAMNIYNEIFGSGNYGLGQAKAIVFFLIVAAITLTQVYITKKREVEM; via the coding sequence ATGAAAAACAAAAACAAAAAGAAATGGTATATCCTCTTTACTGTGCCCCTGCTGATCATTTTCACTACGGTAGTCATTATCCCGTTTTTAATCGGAATTTATTACTCATTCTTTGAATGGGATGGAATCGCAGCAAATGCCAAAGAATTTGTCGGATTAGACAACTTCGTGCAATTAGCAGGAGATGAACGTTTTCGAGAGTCGGCCTGGCTGACGATTCTGTTTACTGTATTATCGGTCGTCACCATCAACGCAATTGGACTGGCCTTTGCTCTTTTGGTCACCTCTAAAATCAAATCTGCTAATGCAGCGCGCACAATGCTGTTCATGCCTTATTTGATCGGCGGTTTGATTTTGGGCTATATTTGGCAGTTCGTCTTTTTGGATGTGTTCACGCTGCTCGGCGAAGTAACTGGATTGGATCAGATTTTCTTTAACTGGCTCATCGATCCGGAGTTTGCCTTGTTTGGATTGGTCTTTGTTTTTACATGGCAAATGGCGGGGTACATCATGATCATTTATATCGCGGGCCTCCAAGGCATCCCGAACGATGTCATCGAAGCTTCCAAAATAGATGGAGCGAGCCCGTGGCAAAGATTCATAAGGATCACACTGCCGTTATTGATGCCAGCGTTGACGATTAGCTTGTTTTTGACTCTTTCATCGGCCTTTAAAATTTATGATGTCAACCTCTCGTTGACTGGTGGAGGGCCTGCAAATGCTACTGAATTGTTTGCAATGAATATTTACAATGAAATTTTCGGAAGCGGCAATTACGGGCTTGGCCAAGCAAAAGCCATCGTGTTCTTCCTAATCGTAGCGGCTATCACTTTGACACAGGTATACATTACGAAGAAACGGGAGGTTGAAATGTGA
- a CDS encoding carbohydrate ABC transporter permease, protein MRRTLDFLKAALLLVLALFFLSPIYIIIVNSFKDRQELYDNPLTLPDSFSFQYYVEAMDKMNFLSAFGNSLYITIVSVVLIVILSSMTAWMLVRTDDKLSMVIFMVFIATMLIPFQTLMMPLMQFMSTLTNTLNIPMYNTLEGLIFMNIGFHSSLSVFLYHGFIKSIPITLEEAATIDGASKFGVFWRIIFPMLKPITATVMILNVISIWNDFLLPSLTLIDTDLRTIPLSTFYFFGEFTIQWNLAMAGLTLTIIPVVIFYALAQKHIIKGIGEGAVK, encoded by the coding sequence ATGAGAAGAACACTGGATTTCCTGAAAGCGGCGTTGTTGCTTGTGCTTGCGCTTTTTTTCTTGTCTCCCATCTACATAATCATCGTCAACTCCTTCAAGGATCGACAGGAACTTTATGATAACCCACTCACTTTACCCGATAGCTTCAGTTTTCAGTACTATGTAGAAGCTATGGATAAAATGAATTTTTTGAGTGCTTTTGGCAACTCTTTGTACATCACGATTGTCTCCGTAGTGCTTATTGTCATCTTATCTTCCATGACAGCGTGGATGCTGGTGAGAACCGACGATAAGCTGAGCATGGTAATCTTTATGGTATTCATCGCGACAATGTTGATTCCTTTTCAGACATTGATGATGCCGTTGATGCAATTTATGAGTACCCTGACTAACACATTGAATATTCCGATGTACAACACGCTTGAAGGGTTGATATTTATGAATATCGGCTTTCATTCCAGTCTTTCTGTTTTTCTTTACCACGGGTTCATCAAGTCGATTCCAATCACTTTGGAAGAAGCGGCAACGATTGACGGCGCTTCGAAGTTCGGCGTTTTTTGGCGCATCATCTTCCCAATGCTGAAGCCGATCACGGCTACGGTCATGATTTTAAATGTCATCAGCATTTGGAATGACTTTCTCTTGCCATCACTGACGCTGATTGATACGGACCTGCGAACGATTCCATTGTCGACATTCTACTTTTTTGGCGAATTCACCATTCAATGGAACTTGGCGATGGCCGGATTAACCTTGACCATTATTCCAGTGGTGATATTTTATGCATTGGCACAAAAACACATTATTAAAGGAATAGGTGAAGGCGCAGTTAAATGA